CTCATGGCGGCTCTCGTCAAACGCGGAGGTGACCCCTTGTTGATCCTTGTATGCTTAGCTTGTTTCTTAGTGTTTTCTTGGAGGAAATCGATCGGCTCTGGGCTAGATCTGTTGGGATTTTTGAGTTCATTGTTAGAATTTCTTCGCGCTGGTTGTTTTGATGGCTAGACTTTCTTTTGAGGGGTTTAAAGCTTGTTAAATTAAGGTGATGGTGTAgatctattaatattttttagtatTTACTTTTATTCTTGTTAAATTAAGCTTTTATTCTTTTGAGGGGTTTTGAGTAGGACTAGGGTTTCTCTACTCGTTCGTTCTCGAGTCAGCGGCGGATTGTGAGACAGCCGGCGAAGATGAAGACCATCCTGTCCTCGCAGATGATGGATATCCCTGACGGCGTCACTGTGAAGGTGAACGCTAAGATCATGGAGGTGGAGGGCCCGCGTGGCAAGCTCACCCGCGACTTCAAGCATCTCAATCTCGACTTCGAGCTCATTGAGGGCGGGAAGAAGCTGAAGGTGGATGCTTGGTTCGGATCTCGGAAGACTACGGCcgccatccgcacctccttaagCCACATTGATAACCTGATCACGGGGGTCACAAAGGGGTACCGCTACAAAATGTGTTTGGTCTATGCCCACTTTCCCATCAACGCCTCCATCACTCCCAACAACAGCTGCATTGAGATCAGGAACTTCCTTGGGGAGAAAAAGGTccgatcttttttttttttatccttataGTCGGTGTAGTTTTATTTCTCTATTTCATGACTAGTTTCACGTCCAATCAAgctttacatttttttttgtttgaaatttcccttgtatttttaagaaaactagGTCATGAGAGTGGGCAACGAGAGATTTGTTTTAGGTTAGCTACGAAAATATAGACATTTCGATTTGGTTCATGGAAAATTGCTTCAATTTGCGAAGATTATAGATGCATATATTGGACGTTTTGATTCAGTTCATGGCAATTTGCCAAGATTATAGATGCAAATATTAAACATTTGGATTTGGTTCGTGGCAATTTGTGAATTTTGTAGATGCACATATTAGATATTTCGATTTGGTTCACAACAATTTGTGaagattttagtattttcatagatctattaataaaaatttagtattttttatAAACAAAGATATTTTCCTTTGTTTTGGTAGATTTGCCTTTTTTTTAAAGCTCCTCCGTTTTATTTAGGTGGTTATTGAATTTTAGCAATTCATGTTTACAAAGATTTCACGATGAAGATTACTTAAATGATTATTTGTATTATATGCAGTACTGGATAAACTTGAATTGGTTTGGaccttttgatgtgattaacaattcaattttaattattgttcctattttaattattttacatGTTCTTAACATAAATTTTGTTTCTCTGGTATCCCAAAGCACTTAATGAATATGGCAACTTACGTGGCTAAATTTATTACTTGTCTGAAGTTACAATAGTATGCTGGTTTGTACAATTATCTCATTATTTTATATTCTTCCTACACAGATTTTTGGAGGAGCAAAAAAGGTGAATGTAAGTCATGTGATTCACGATTTGTCTTTTGGACCAAAGTATCCAGGGATCCATAATCCTCTTGATGGAACTGCAAGGATACTAGATGATACAAGTGGAACGTTCAAGTATTATATAAAGGTTGTTTCTGCCCTTTCATCTAATTGCAGGATTGTACTacgatgttttttttttcttgacatATGAGGCATTTCTTATATctcattaaataaaaattttatcttttggtttttcaACCTACCATTTTTGGTTTCATTTATTGGATTAACCTGCATTAGCAAAAGTAGCActcatttacttgtatttttttgTGATTTCAACTGAGAAATTTACTCTCCCTATAGTGAGATAAATATATACTGTTAAACCTCACGTCCTG
This window of the Zingiber officinale cultivar Zhangliang chromosome 3B, Zo_v1.1, whole genome shotgun sequence genome carries:
- the LOC122055001 gene encoding endoplasmic reticulum-Golgi intermediate compartment protein 3-like — protein: MKTILSSQMMDIPDGVTVKVNAKIMEVEGPRGKLTRDFKHLNLDFELIEGGKKLKVDAWFGSRKTTAAIRTSLSHIDNLITGVTKGYRYKMCLVYAHFPINASITPNNSCIEIRNFLGEKKVRSFFFLSLYSWQFAKIIDANIKHLDLIFGGAKKVNVSHVIHDLSFGPKYPGIHNPLDGTARILDDTSGTFKYYIKIVPTEYRYLSKEVLPTNQFSVTEYFVPMRDFDRSWPAVFFLYDLSPITVTIREERRSFLHFLTRLCAVLGGTFALTGTC